One Acidobacteriota bacterium DNA window includes the following coding sequences:
- a CDS encoding tyrosine--tRNA ligase, which yields MSPKFPPVEEQLAILRRGVVDLTSEEELRAKLERSRASGRPLTVKVGFDPTAPDIHLGHTVLMSKMREFQDLGHRVVYVIGDFTASIGDPSGRSKTRPPLSREQILANAETYTRQAFMILDEARTETRFNSEWLLPLGADGMVKLAGHYTVARMLERKDFKQRFESGSPISIHEFLYPLAQAYDSVALEADVELGGTDQLFNLNVGREIMPDYGLEPQVIMTMPLLEGTDGVQKMSKSLGNYIGVTEPPDQIYGKVMSISDELMLRWYDLVSGLPAAEVEALKRALAAGEAHPREAKARLARLIVARFHGEDAAQRAEREFERVFGRKELPSDIEERTLPAGGPPAWLPKLLAELGLARSTSEARRLIRQGGVRVDGERCTDETRNVPREGEVLLQVGKRRFLRVRFHS from the coding sequence GTGAGCCCGAAGTTCCCCCCGGTGGAGGAGCAGCTCGCGATCCTCCGGCGGGGCGTGGTCGACCTGACGTCGGAGGAGGAGCTGCGGGCCAAGCTCGAGCGGTCGCGGGCTTCGGGGCGGCCCCTGACGGTGAAGGTCGGGTTCGACCCCACCGCGCCCGATATCCATCTGGGGCACACCGTGCTGATGTCCAAGATGCGCGAGTTCCAGGATCTCGGACACCGCGTCGTCTACGTCATCGGCGACTTCACCGCCTCCATCGGGGATCCGTCGGGGAGGTCGAAGACGCGTCCTCCGCTGTCGCGGGAGCAGATTCTCGCCAACGCCGAGACCTACACGCGGCAGGCGTTCATGATCCTCGACGAGGCCCGAACCGAGACACGGTTCAACTCCGAATGGCTGCTCCCGCTCGGCGCGGATGGCATGGTCAAGCTCGCCGGCCACTACACGGTGGCGCGGATGTTGGAGCGGAAGGACTTCAAGCAGCGGTTCGAATCGGGAAGCCCGATCTCGATCCACGAATTCCTCTATCCGCTGGCTCAGGCCTACGACTCGGTCGCTCTCGAGGCCGACGTGGAGCTGGGCGGCACCGACCAGCTGTTCAACCTGAACGTCGGGCGGGAGATCATGCCCGATTACGGTCTCGAGCCGCAGGTCATCATGACCATGCCACTGCTCGAGGGCACCGACGGCGTCCAGAAGATGTCGAAGTCCCTGGGGAACTACATCGGGGTGACGGAGCCGCCGGACCAGATCTACGGCAAGGTGATGTCGATCAGCGACGAGCTGATGCTGCGCTGGTACGACCTCGTGAGCGGCCTTCCTGCCGCGGAGGTGGAGGCCCTGAAACGGGCGCTCGCGGCCGGCGAGGCGCATCCGCGGGAGGCGAAGGCCCGCCTGGCACGGCTGATCGTGGCCCGGTTCCACGGTGAGGACGCAGCGCAGCGAGCGGAACGCGAGTTCGAGCGGGTCTTCGGGCGCAAGGAGCTGCCCTCGGACATCGAAGAGCGGACGCTCCCGGCGGGCGGGCCTCCCGCATGGCTGCCGAAGCTGTTGGCGGAGCTGGGTCTGGCGCGGTCGACGAGCGAAGCCCGGCGGCTGATCCGGCAGGGGGGCGTCCGGGTGGACGGCGAGCGCTGCACCGACGAAACGCGCAACGTGCCGCGGGAAGGGGAGGTGCTGCTGCAGGTCGGCAAGCGGCGATTCCTCCGGGTCCGCTTCCACTCCTGA